In the genome of Pseudomonas sp. HS6, one region contains:
- a CDS encoding CvpA family protein → MPFTWVDWAIVAIIAISALISLSRGFVKEALSLVTWIIAGAVAWMFGGSLSEYLAGYIQTPSARVITGCAIMFVATLIVGAMINYLIGELVRVTGLSGTDRFLGMAFGAARGVLLVVVAVGLLSLGPVQQDGWWKESQLVPKFLLVADWSKNLILGWSSQWLASGISVPADIPFKEQLLPSAKTPQ, encoded by the coding sequence GTGCCATTTACCTGGGTTGACTGGGCGATCGTTGCAATCATCGCCATCTCCGCATTGATCAGTTTGAGCCGCGGCTTCGTCAAAGAAGCATTGTCGCTGGTGACCTGGATCATCGCAGGAGCTGTTGCCTGGATGTTCGGTGGCTCACTGTCCGAGTACCTCGCCGGATACATTCAAACTCCGTCAGCTCGTGTGATCACGGGCTGTGCCATCATGTTTGTCGCCACACTGATCGTGGGCGCAATGATCAATTATCTTATCGGCGAGTTGGTTCGCGTCACCGGGTTGTCCGGGACCGATCGATTCCTCGGCATGGCCTTCGGCGCTGCGCGTGGCGTATTGCTGGTGGTCGTGGCGGTCGGGCTGTTGAGCCTGGGGCCGGTACAGCAGGACGGGTGGTGGAAAGAATCACAGCTCGTGCCAAAGTTTCTATTGGTCGCAGACTGGTCCAAGAACCTGATTCTCGGGTGGAGCAGTCAGTGGCTTGCCAGCGGAATCAGCGTACCCGCTGATATTCCGTTCAAGGAGCAACTCTTGCCGTCGGCCAAAACGCCTCAGTGA